A single Pseudomonas sp. DC1.2 DNA region contains:
- a CDS encoding biotin-dependent carboxyltransferase family protein, with the protein MIKVLKPGLATSVQDLGREGYYHLGIPPSGALDQYALSAANQLVGNPAGAAALECTLLGPELAFQHDALVAVCGAHMTPWVDGVEMHPDTAFSVKAGQVLRFDFPKAGARTYVAVAGGIDVPLVLGSRSTYALGALGGFEGRRLIAGDELPVGIASGKGRAGASLPMALRQALGGEISLRVVPGLYYERLTHSAAASFFSEPWTVGSEADRIGYRFKGGSALSFEPREQPFGAGSDPSNIVDSCYPIGSIQVPAGLEPIVLHRDAVSGGGYAMIGTVISADLDLIGQMQPNQKARFVAVTLEAALEARRSYKKKLSCLSKLFPS; encoded by the coding sequence ATGATCAAGGTACTTAAACCCGGTCTCGCCACGTCGGTCCAGGATTTGGGCCGCGAAGGCTATTACCACCTCGGCATCCCGCCCTCCGGAGCGCTGGATCAATACGCCCTCAGCGCCGCCAATCAATTAGTCGGCAACCCGGCGGGAGCGGCAGCGCTTGAATGTACGCTGCTGGGCCCAGAGCTGGCGTTTCAGCACGACGCCTTGGTGGCGGTGTGCGGGGCACACATGACGCCTTGGGTCGATGGTGTAGAAATGCACCCCGACACGGCGTTTTCGGTGAAGGCCGGGCAAGTGTTGCGTTTCGACTTTCCCAAGGCGGGCGCCCGCACTTATGTCGCAGTAGCGGGAGGCATTGATGTGCCGCTGGTGCTGGGCAGTCGCTCTACCTATGCCCTTGGCGCACTCGGTGGGTTCGAGGGCCGACGGTTGATCGCCGGTGATGAATTGCCGGTGGGCATTGCCAGTGGCAAGGGCCGCGCCGGCGCCAGTCTGCCGATGGCTTTGCGTCAGGCGCTGGGGGGTGAAATCAGCCTGCGCGTGGTGCCAGGCTTGTACTACGAGCGCCTGACCCACTCTGCTGCGGCAAGTTTTTTTTCTGAACCGTGGACGGTGGGCTCGGAGGCGGACCGTATCGGCTATCGCTTCAAAGGTGGCAGCGCGCTGAGTTTTGAACCGCGAGAACAGCCGTTCGGCGCCGGTTCTGATCCATCGAACATCGTTGACAGTTGTTACCCGATCGGTTCGATCCAAGTCCCGGCGGGGCTCGAACCCATCGTGTTGCACCGCGATGCGGTGTCCGGTGGCGGTTACGCGATGATCGGCACGGTGATCAGTGCCGACCTCGACCTGATCGGCCAGATGCAACCCAACCAAAAGGCCCGCTTTGTGGCGGTCACCCTTGAAGCGGCATTGGAAGCACGACGTTCCTATAAGAAAAAGCTCAGTTGCCTGAGCAAACTGTTTCCTTCCTGA
- a CDS encoding allantoin permease: protein MAALSQSNQTGQDPAHHPVPKEARMGRLSLTMAWWAVCSAMFYIVVGASLALSYGARNALIGMLLSVVSYGLVNSVLSRFAIRSGLSVALFSRLLFGSTGACLATLIFFSTAIYYAVFEGSVIAVALNHLYPELVYPLAALVVVLYSVPMILGSVQHWLDKLNGVLLPVYLGGLLLAVGVSISRYGYQPQWLDFGPATPSTFGWWDCFVAYMGVWVLMLFTFDYARFGKAEDADYHGRWNFGMPFYAVTFLLNGAAGIYLVSSIPHEGALNEVSVVMAILQLMGVWGLLFVWATQTRINTANYYLATLNMQAFFARFGLRGSYVMWALAVGVIVYGLMLADVFAYLLKALAYQGIFVVAWVGVALAQILYGRSDLAALERVSAFNPIGLSAWFGATALGLALMFHGGGLSSFSAPSTVIVAFAIQAGLSHRSRVRLPLAQ, encoded by the coding sequence ATGGCTGCTTTATCGCAATCGAATCAAACCGGGCAAGACCCGGCCCATCACCCTGTACCGAAAGAAGCCCGCATGGGGCGACTGTCGCTGACCATGGCCTGGTGGGCGGTGTGCAGCGCGATGTTTTACATCGTTGTTGGCGCTTCACTGGCGTTGTCTTACGGCGCTCGCAATGCCCTGATCGGCATGCTGTTGTCGGTGGTCAGTTACGGACTGGTCAACAGCGTCCTAAGTCGTTTCGCGATTCGCAGCGGTTTGTCGGTGGCGTTGTTTTCACGGCTGTTGTTCGGTAGCACCGGGGCATGTCTGGCGACTTTGATCTTCTTTTCCACGGCGATTTATTACGCGGTATTCGAAGGCTCGGTGATCGCCGTGGCACTCAATCATCTCTACCCGGAACTGGTCTATCCGCTGGCTGCATTGGTTGTTGTGCTGTACAGCGTGCCGATGATTTTGGGCAGCGTGCAGCACTGGCTGGACAAGCTCAACGGCGTGCTGTTGCCGGTGTACCTGGGCGGGTTGCTGTTGGCGGTTGGCGTGTCGATCAGCCGTTATGGCTACCAGCCGCAATGGCTCGATTTCGGCCCTGCAACGCCCAGTACCTTCGGCTGGTGGGACTGCTTTGTCGCGTACATGGGCGTCTGGGTGCTGATGCTGTTTACCTTCGATTACGCCCGGTTTGGTAAAGCTGAGGACGCTGATTATCACGGCCGCTGGAACTTTGGCATGCCGTTCTACGCGGTGACGTTTCTGCTCAACGGGGCGGCGGGGATCTATCTGGTCAGCAGCATTCCCCACGAAGGTGCGCTGAATGAAGTGTCAGTGGTGATGGCGATTTTGCAATTGATGGGCGTGTGGGGATTGTTGTTCGTCTGGGCCACACAAACCCGTATCAATACCGCCAATTACTACTTGGCGACCCTGAATATGCAGGCGTTCTTTGCTCGTTTTGGCCTGCGCGGTTCCTACGTGATGTGGGCGCTGGCGGTGGGGGTGATCGTTTACGGCTTGATGCTCGCGGACGTGTTTGCCTACTTGCTCAAGGCGTTGGCCTACCAGGGTATTTTTGTGGTGGCCTGGGTCGGTGTAGCGTTGGCGCAAATTCTCTACGGACGCAGTGACTTAGCAGCGCTCGAACGGGTCAGTGCGTTCAATCCGATTGGCTTGAGCGCCTGGTTTGGCGCTACCGCGCTGGGGCTTGCGCTGATGTTTCACGGCGGCGGGCTGAGCAGTTTTTCCGCGCCTTCGACCGTGATCGTGGCGTTTGCCATACAAGCAGGTTTATCCCATCGAAGCCGCGTCAGGCTGCCGTTGGCGCAGTAG
- a CDS encoding response regulator has protein sequence MTESVPRVLIIEDEKEIRRFVRMALHAEGLEVHEAETYHRGLIDSGTRRPDLIVLDLGLPDGDGVDLIRDIRSWSAVPIIVLSARGAESDKILALDTGADDYLVKPFGTGELLARVRALLRRQTKDADNSSVLSFGDVRIDVERRVVERAGAPLHLTPLEYRLLVHLCSHPNRVLTHLQLLKAVWGPAHTTDTPYLRVFMGGLRKKVEADPSQPRHLVTETGIGYRFIP, from the coding sequence ATGACTGAGTCCGTGCCCCGCGTCCTGATCATTGAGGACGAAAAGGAAATACGCCGCTTCGTGCGGATGGCCTTGCACGCCGAAGGCCTGGAAGTGCATGAAGCCGAGACTTACCACCGCGGCCTCATCGACTCCGGAACACGCCGACCGGACCTGATTGTGCTTGACCTGGGCCTTCCCGACGGCGATGGCGTTGACCTGATCCGCGACATACGCAGTTGGTCGGCGGTGCCGATCATCGTGCTGTCAGCCCGAGGGGCGGAGTCCGACAAAATCCTGGCCCTGGACACCGGCGCCGATGATTACCTGGTCAAGCCTTTTGGCACCGGGGAGTTGCTCGCCCGTGTGCGCGCGCTACTACGCCGGCAAACTAAAGATGCCGACAACAGTTCAGTCCTGAGCTTTGGCGACGTGCGCATTGATGTCGAACGGCGCGTCGTCGAACGCGCCGGTGCGCCGCTGCACCTGACGCCCCTGGAATACCGCTTGCTGGTTCACCTGTGCTCGCACCCCAACCGTGTGCTGACGCATTTGCAACTGCTCAAAGCCGTCTGGGGCCCGGCGCACACCACGGACACACCTTACCTTCGTGTGTTCATGGGTGGCTTGCGCAAAAAGGTCGAAGCAGATCCGTCCCAGCCTCGGCATCTGGTGACGGAAACAGGGATTGGTTATCGGTTTATTCCGTAA
- the kdpD gene encoding two-component system sensor histidine kinase KdpD produces the protein MAEQRPDPDQLLAQIREQEAQAKRGRLKIFFGASAGVGKTYAMLAAAHTATRQKIDVLIGVIETHGRAETQALISGLELLPLKQVLDKHRTLTEFDLDAALARQPGLILIDELAHSNAVGSRHPKRWQDVEELLGAGIDVWSTMNVQHLESLNDIVGGITGIRVWETVPDHVFDTADEVVIVDLPPDELLQRLKEGKVYLAQQAERAVQNFFRKGNLIALRELALRRTADRVDSDMLQYRQSGAVKPVWGTRDSLLACIGPHEQAQKTVRSTARLATQLNVPWHAVYVETPTLQRLPDAKRRRVLATLKLAQDMGAQISTLSGQDIAETLVKYARQHNLSKVVLGRDEHPRRRLWRPILAERIGELGADLDVIQVSLPTGSTPTKGTSTAHESPTLWPAYLWSVALCAATTVIALPLAGLLEQANIVMIFLLAVVAAAVRFGRGPAVLAAFVSVGAFDFFFVSPRFSFAVGDVQYLVTFSVMLVVALVIGQMTAGLTYQARVAQRREDRMRALYDMSRLLSAALITEQVADIGAKFLSAEFGARSALLVADDNNKLLPPMVTGEPPQVDFAIAQWSFDKAEAAGYGTDTLPSSSTLYLPLSAPMRVRGILAVQPRDTTRLVVPEQRRLLDTCASLLAISLERIHYINVAQDTTLQMESERLRNSLLSAISHDLRTPLSVMVGLAEALKLTTPPPTGEAAEIATAVGESALRMNTLVNNLLDMARLESGKVVLNRQWQPIEDVVGSALRAVQPILGTRPVHVALEDDVPPVRIDALLIERILINLIENAIKYTPPDTAINLGARATSDAIELWIADEGPGLPHGHEEALFSKFMRGKKESSIPGVGLGLAICRAIAQAHGGTITGATGTNGGACFTLRLPREEPPLIEPFAPQIDEDQP, from the coding sequence ATGGCCGAACAACGTCCTGACCCAGACCAGTTGCTGGCCCAGATTCGCGAGCAGGAAGCGCAGGCCAAACGTGGTCGGCTGAAGATTTTTTTTGGTGCCAGTGCCGGTGTCGGCAAAACCTACGCAATGCTGGCGGCCGCCCACACAGCCACACGGCAGAAGATCGACGTGCTGATTGGCGTGATCGAAACCCACGGGCGCGCCGAGACCCAAGCGCTGATCAGCGGCCTCGAACTGCTACCACTCAAACAGGTGCTCGATAAGCATCGCACGCTGACCGAGTTTGACCTCGACGCCGCGCTCGCCCGTCAACCGGGCTTGATCCTGATTGACGAACTGGCGCATTCCAATGCCGTCGGTTCCCGACACCCCAAGCGCTGGCAGGACGTGGAAGAACTGCTCGGCGCCGGTATCGATGTCTGGTCAACCATGAACGTCCAGCACCTGGAGAGCCTGAACGATATTGTTGGCGGCATCACCGGCATCCGGGTCTGGGAGACCGTACCCGACCACGTGTTCGATACCGCCGACGAGGTGGTCATCGTTGACCTGCCCCCCGACGAGCTGTTGCAGCGGTTGAAGGAAGGCAAGGTGTATCTGGCACAACAGGCCGAGCGCGCGGTGCAGAATTTTTTTCGCAAAGGCAACCTGATTGCCCTGCGCGAACTGGCGCTGCGGCGCACCGCCGACCGGGTTGACAGCGACATGTTGCAGTACCGCCAAAGCGGTGCAGTCAAACCGGTGTGGGGCACTCGCGACTCCCTGCTCGCCTGCATTGGTCCGCATGAACAGGCACAAAAAACTGTGCGTTCGACGGCACGCCTGGCCACCCAACTCAACGTGCCTTGGCACGCGGTGTATGTCGAAACACCGACGTTGCAGCGTCTGCCCGACGCCAAGCGCCGCCGGGTACTGGCCACGCTGAAACTGGCCCAGGACATGGGCGCGCAGATCTCGACCCTGTCCGGGCAGGACATTGCCGAAACCCTGGTCAAATATGCACGGCAACACAACCTGTCGAAGGTCGTGCTTGGCCGCGACGAACACCCACGGCGCCGGCTCTGGCGGCCAATACTGGCTGAACGAATTGGCGAACTGGGCGCCGACCTGGATGTGATTCAAGTCTCGCTGCCGACCGGCAGCACGCCCACCAAGGGCACCTCAACCGCCCACGAAAGCCCGACCCTATGGCCCGCCTACCTGTGGAGCGTCGCGCTGTGTGCCGCGACCACCGTGATTGCCTTGCCCCTGGCCGGGCTGCTCGAACAGGCCAACATCGTCATGATCTTTCTGCTGGCGGTAGTGGCCGCAGCGGTACGTTTCGGTCGTGGCCCGGCGGTCCTGGCGGCGTTTGTGTCCGTCGGTGCCTTTGACTTTTTCTTCGTATCGCCACGTTTTTCATTTGCCGTTGGCGACGTCCAGTACCTAGTCACGTTCAGCGTCATGTTGGTGGTCGCCCTGGTCATCGGGCAGATGACCGCCGGCCTGACGTACCAGGCGCGGGTGGCACAACGGCGCGAAGACCGCATGCGTGCGCTGTATGACATGTCGCGCCTGCTGTCCGCCGCACTGATCACCGAGCAGGTCGCCGACATCGGCGCGAAGTTTCTGTCAGCCGAGTTTGGCGCCCGTTCGGCGTTGCTGGTGGCCGATGACAACAACAAACTGCTGCCGCCCATGGTCACGGGGGAGCCACCGCAAGTGGATTTCGCCATTGCCCAGTGGTCGTTCGACAAGGCGGAAGCGGCCGGTTACGGCACCGACACCCTGCCCTCCAGTTCCACGCTGTACTTGCCCTTGTCGGCCCCGATGCGGGTACGCGGGATACTTGCCGTGCAGCCGCGAGACACGACACGCCTGGTGGTGCCGGAACAGCGGCGCCTGCTCGACACGTGTGCGTCATTGCTGGCCATCTCGCTTGAACGGATTCACTACATCAACGTGGCCCAGGACACCACGCTGCAAATGGAGTCCGAGCGGTTGCGCAATTCGCTACTCTCGGCCATCTCCCACGACTTGCGAACCCCGCTGTCCGTCATGGTTGGGCTCGCCGAAGCGCTCAAGTTGACCACGCCGCCGCCCACCGGCGAAGCCGCCGAAATTGCCACAGCGGTCGGTGAATCCGCGCTGCGCATGAATACCCTGGTCAACAACCTGCTGGACATGGCACGCCTGGAGTCCGGCAAAGTGGTATTGAATCGTCAATGGCAACCCATTGAGGACGTGGTCGGCAGCGCACTGAGGGCTGTCCAGCCCATTTTGGGCACACGCCCGGTACACGTCGCGCTGGAAGACGATGTGCCACCGGTGCGCATCGATGCACTGCTGATCGAGCGCATCCTGATCAACCTGATCGAAAACGCCATCAAGTACACACCGCCTGACACCGCCATTAACTTGGGGGCCAGAGCCACTTCTGACGCCATTGAACTGTGGATCGCCGATGAAGGCCCTGGGTTGCCACACGGCCACGAAGAAGCGCTGTTCAGCAAATTCATGCGCGGCAAGAAAGAAAGTTCGATTCCCGGTGTCGGGCTCGGTCTGGCCATCTGCCGGGCAATTGCCCAGGCGCATGGGGGAACGATTACCGGGGCCACCGGCACCAACGGCGGCGCGTGTTTCACACTGCGCCTGCCCCGCGAAGAGCCGCCGCTGATTGAGCCTTTTGCGCCACAGATTGACGAGGATCAGCCATGA
- the kdpC gene encoding potassium-transporting ATPase subunit KdpC has protein sequence MASLLRPALTLLIAFSLITGLAYPLLTTGIARLVFPHQASGSLIERDGKTVGSLLIGQGFSDPKYFWSRPSATSPMPYNPLASGGSNLGPLNPALADALKGRIEALHAADPGNKATVPADLVYSSASGLDPHISLTAALYQAGRVARVRSLPAEQVRQLISEQAEGMLLGFLGEPRVNVLALNLALDATH, from the coding sequence ATGGCATCTCTACTACGTCCGGCGTTAACCTTGCTGATCGCCTTCTCGCTGATCACAGGCCTGGCCTATCCACTCCTCACGACCGGTATCGCCCGGCTGGTATTCCCGCATCAGGCCTCCGGCAGCCTGATAGAACGGGACGGCAAAACAGTGGGCTCGCTGTTGATCGGGCAGGGCTTCAGTGATCCAAAGTATTTCTGGAGCCGCCCTTCAGCCACCAGCCCCATGCCCTACAACCCGCTTGCCTCGGGAGGGTCGAACCTGGGACCGCTGAACCCGGCGCTGGCCGACGCGCTCAAAGGGCGAATCGAGGCCTTGCACGCCGCCGACCCTGGCAACAAAGCCACGGTGCCGGCCGACCTGGTCTACAGTTCCGCGAGCGGCCTCGACCCGCACATCAGCCTGACGGCTGCGTTGTACCAGGCGGGCCGGGTGGCGCGAGTGCGCAGTTTACCGGCCGAGCAGGTTCGTCAACTGATCAGCGAACAGGCTGAGGGCATGCTGCTCGGGTTCCTTGGCGAACCGCGAGTCAACGTCTTGGCATTGAACCTGGCACTCGACGCCACCCATTGA
- the kdpB gene encoding potassium-transporting ATPase subunit KdpB encodes MTRKAFSLFDPKLIRPAMADSVRKLSPRIQWRNPVMFVVYIGAIITTGLWVQALTGKGEAGAGFILSIALWLWFTVLFANFAEALAEGRSKAQAASLRNLKKETWAKKLLEPHYGAPWQLAQSSGLCKGDVVVVEAGDLADSVIPADGDVIEGAASVDESAITGESAPVIRECGGDFSAVTGGTRVLSDWIVIRVTTNPGETFVDRMIAMVENAKRQKTPNEIALSILLVALTIVFLGVTVTLLPFSLFGVAAAKSGSPVSITVLISLLVCLIPTTIAGLLSAVGVAGMSRMMEANVIATSGRAVEAAGDVDVLLLDKTGTITLGNRQASAFFPAPGVKEAELVDVAQLASLADETPEGRSIVVLAKQRFNLRERDIAALDAHFVHFSAQTRMSGVDMGTRQLRKGAGEAVLRHVQSLGGNFPDAVQTLVEEVARRGSTPLVVADGAKVLGVIELKDIVKGGIKERFVELRRMGIKTVMVTGDNRVTAAAIAAEAGVDDFLAEATPEQKLELIRSYQAEGRLVAMTGDGTNDAPALAQADVAVAMNSGTQAAKEAGNMVDLDSNPTKLIEVVETGKQMLMTRGSLTTFSIANDIAKYFAIVPAAFVSTYPQLAALNIMGLTSPNSAVLSAVIFNALIIIFLIPLALKGVKYRPVGAAMLLRRNLLVYGLGGVIVPFIGIKIIDMALTAVGLV; translated from the coding sequence ATGACACGCAAAGCGTTCTCCTTGTTCGACCCGAAACTGATACGGCCAGCCATGGCCGACTCTGTGCGCAAACTCAGTCCGAGGATTCAGTGGCGTAACCCAGTGATGTTCGTCGTTTACATCGGCGCCATCATCACCACCGGTCTGTGGGTCCAGGCCCTGACTGGCAAGGGCGAAGCCGGCGCCGGGTTCATCCTCTCCATCGCCTTATGGCTATGGTTCACGGTGCTGTTCGCCAACTTTGCCGAGGCCTTGGCCGAGGGCCGCAGCAAGGCCCAGGCCGCATCTTTGCGCAACCTGAAAAAAGAAACCTGGGCCAAGAAGCTGCTCGAACCGCACTACGGCGCGCCGTGGCAATTAGCGCAATCGAGCGGTCTGTGCAAAGGCGATGTAGTGGTGGTGGAAGCAGGCGACCTCGCGGACTCGGTGATACCCGCCGACGGCGACGTGATCGAAGGCGCTGCGTCGGTTGATGAGTCCGCCATCACCGGCGAGTCCGCCCCGGTGATTCGCGAGTGCGGCGGCGATTTCTCGGCCGTCACCGGAGGCACTCGGGTGCTTTCGGACTGGATCGTCATCCGCGTGACCACCAACCCTGGCGAAACCTTTGTCGACCGCATGATCGCGATGGTCGAGAACGCCAAGCGGCAAAAGACCCCGAATGAAATCGCCTTGTCGATCTTGCTGGTCGCCCTGACGATTGTATTCCTCGGGGTCACGGTGACGCTGCTGCCCTTTTCGCTGTTTGGCGTGGCCGCTGCAAAATCGGGTTCGCCGGTCTCGATCACTGTCCTCATTTCACTGCTGGTGTGCCTGATTCCCACCACCATCGCCGGTCTGCTGTCGGCCGTCGGTGTGGCAGGCATGAGTCGCATGATGGAAGCTAACGTGATCGCCACTTCCGGCCGCGCCGTAGAGGCTGCGGGCGATGTGGATGTGCTACTGCTCGACAAGACCGGGACCATCACCCTGGGCAACCGCCAGGCTTCGGCTTTTTTTCCGGCACCGGGTGTCAAAGAGGCAGAGTTGGTGGACGTGGCGCAACTCGCGTCGCTGGCCGACGAAACCCCTGAAGGGCGCAGCATCGTGGTCCTGGCCAAGCAACGCTTCAACCTGCGCGAACGCGACATTGCAGCGCTCGACGCGCACTTCGTGCACTTTTCAGCGCAGACCCGTATGAGCGGCGTCGACATGGGCACCCGGCAACTGCGCAAGGGCGCTGGCGAAGCGGTCCTGCGCCATGTCCAGAGTCTGGGCGGAAACTTTCCCGACGCCGTACAAACCCTGGTCGAAGAAGTGGCGCGTCGAGGCAGTACCCCGCTGGTGGTGGCCGACGGCGCCAAAGTGCTGGGCGTCATCGAACTCAAGGACATCGTCAAGGGCGGCATCAAGGAGCGCTTTGTCGAACTGCGCCGCATGGGGATCAAAACCGTGATGGTGACCGGTGACAACCGAGTCACCGCCGCCGCTATCGCTGCCGAAGCCGGTGTCGATGACTTTCTGGCAGAAGCAACGCCCGAGCAAAAACTGGAACTGATCCGCAGCTACCAGGCCGAGGGACGGCTGGTCGCGATGACCGGCGATGGCACCAACGACGCACCGGCGCTGGCTCAGGCGGATGTCGCCGTGGCCATGAACTCGGGGACTCAAGCCGCCAAGGAAGCCGGCAACATGGTCGACCTGGACAGCAACCCGACCAAGTTGATTGAGGTTGTGGAAACGGGCAAACAGATGCTGATGACCCGGGGTTCGCTGACCACCTTCTCGATTGCCAACGACATCGCCAAGTATTTTGCGATCGTACCGGCGGCGTTTGTTTCCACCTACCCACAACTTGCGGCACTCAACATCATGGGTTTGACCAGCCCCAATTCTGCGGTGCTGTCGGCAGTAATTTTCAACGCACTGATCATCATTTTCCTGATTCCGCTGGCGCTCAAAGGCGTGAAGTATCGCCCAGTCGGTGCCGCCATGCTGCTGCGGCGCAACTTGCTGGTCTATGGACTGGGTGGGGTGATCGTGCCCTTTATTGGGATCAAAATAATCGACATGGCGTTGACCGCTGTTGGTCTGGTTTAA
- the kdpA gene encoding potassium-transporting ATPase subunit KdpA, whose amino-acid sequence MTTQAWVLLGAFLLALGIVAWPLGRWLTRVMEGRFAFGARIESPLYRLAGVKPETQMSWLHYALALILFNALGLLAVYALQRLQGVLPFNPQGFGAITPDSSFNTAASFVTNTDWQAYSGESTMSYLTQMLALTVQNFLSAATGIVVAVALIRGFARHSTASIGNAWADLTRVTLWVLLPLSLVFALFFISQGTIQNLDPYKEVTTLEVMQYQAPVLNDAGQPTLDAQGNPVTVASSTDKQTLAMGPVASQEAIKMLGTNGGGFFNANSAHPYENPTALTNFLQLIAIFLIPTALCFVFGHIVGDIRQGWALLATMTIIFVIAVIAVTHYEQLGNPQFSTLGIDNTAGNMEGKELRFGISASSLFAAVTTAASCGAVNAMHDSFTPLGGAVPMVLMQLGEVVFGGTGSGLYGMLVFAILAVFIAGLMIGRTPEYLGKKIEAYEMKMVAIAILVTPMLVLFGTAIAVMAEAGKLGIANPGAHGFSEILYAFTSAANNNGSAFAGLSANTPFYNTLLAIASWFGRFGVIVPVLAVAGSLAAKKRLAVTGGTMPTHGMLFVVLLIGTVLLVGLLNYVPALALGPVVEHLLMIK is encoded by the coding sequence ATGACGACTCAAGCGTGGGTCCTCCTGGGGGCCTTTCTCCTGGCATTGGGCATTGTGGCCTGGCCGCTCGGGCGCTGGCTGACCCGCGTAATGGAAGGGCGATTTGCCTTCGGCGCGCGCATCGAGTCGCCGCTGTATCGCCTGGCCGGCGTCAAGCCTGAGACGCAAATGAGCTGGCTGCACTACGCGCTGGCCCTGATTCTGTTCAACGCGCTGGGTTTACTCGCCGTCTACGCCTTACAACGCTTGCAAGGCGTCCTGCCATTCAATCCCCAAGGTTTTGGCGCGATCACACCTGATTCATCGTTCAACACTGCCGCCAGTTTTGTCACCAACACTGATTGGCAAGCCTACAGCGGCGAATCGACCATGAGCTACCTGACCCAAATGCTCGCGCTGACGGTGCAAAACTTTCTGTCAGCCGCCACCGGCATTGTCGTGGCGGTTGCGCTTATTCGCGGGTTCGCACGCCACAGCACGGCCAGTATCGGCAACGCCTGGGCCGACCTCACCCGCGTCACGCTGTGGGTTCTGTTACCGCTGTCGTTGGTATTTGCGCTGTTTTTTATCAGCCAGGGCACGATTCAGAACCTTGACCCTTATAAAGAAGTCACGACCCTGGAGGTCATGCAGTATCAGGCTCCAGTGCTCAATGACGCGGGTCAGCCAACCCTTGATGCACAGGGCAACCCGGTGACGGTGGCCAGCAGCACCGACAAGCAAACCCTCGCCATGGGGCCGGTCGCTTCACAGGAGGCGATCAAGATGCTCGGCACCAATGGCGGCGGCTTCTTCAACGCGAACTCGGCCCACCCCTACGAGAACCCAACCGCCCTCACCAACTTTTTGCAGTTGATCGCGATTTTCCTGATCCCCACAGCGCTGTGTTTCGTCTTCGGCCACATCGTCGGCGACATCCGCCAAGGGTGGGCGCTGCTGGCCACCATGACGATCATCTTCGTGATCGCGGTGATTGCCGTCACCCACTACGAGCAACTGGGCAATCCGCAGTTTTCCACGCTGGGTATCGACAACACCGCCGGCAACATGGAAGGCAAGGAACTGCGTTTCGGCATCAGTGCCTCCAGCCTGTTTGCGGCGGTAACAACAGCCGCGTCCTGTGGTGCGGTCAACGCGATGCACGACTCGTTCACCCCATTGGGCGGCGCGGTGCCGATGGTCCTGATGCAACTGGGCGAGGTGGTGTTCGGCGGCACCGGGTCCGGTCTGTACGGCATGTTGGTGTTCGCCATCCTGGCGGTGTTCATCGCCGGATTGATGATCGGCCGCACACCGGAATACCTGGGCAAAAAAATTGAAGCCTATGAAATGAAAATGGTCGCCATCGCGATTCTGGTGACACCGATGCTGGTGCTGTTCGGAACCGCCATCGCGGTGATGGCCGAGGCTGGCAAGTTAGGGATTGCCAATCCGGGCGCCCACGGTTTCTCGGAAATCCTCTACGCCTTCACCTCGGCGGCCAACAACAATGGCAGCGCCTTCGCCGGGCTGTCGGCGAACACCCCGTTCTACAACACGTTACTGGCCATCGCCAGCTGGTTTGGCCGGTTCGGCGTCATCGTCCCGGTGCTCGCCGTCGCCGGCAGCCTGGCCGCGAAGAAACGCCTGGCGGTCACCGGCGGCACCATGCCCACGCACGGCATGCTGTTTGTGGTGCTGCTGATCGGCACGGTGTTGCTGGTCGGATTGCTGAACTACGTGCCGGCGCTCGCGCTGGGGCCCGTCGTCGAACACCTTCTGATGATCAAGTGA
- the kdpF gene encoding K(+)-transporting ATPase subunit F has protein sequence MTGFYLFGSIIAAGLLVYLIAALLFPEDFL, from the coding sequence ATGACAGGCTTCTATCTGTTCGGCAGCATCATCGCTGCCGGGCTGCTGGTTTATCTGATTGCCGCGCTGCTGTTTCCGGAGGACTTTCTATGA